The nucleotide sequence GACCACACCTTCAGCCTCACCGTCGCCGCCGGCAACGAACGCAAGAAGTCCGGCTCCTACTACACCCCCACCGAACTCATCGACGTCGTGCTCACCGAAACCCTCGACCCGCTCATCGCCGACGCGCGGAAGCAGTCCGATCCGGAACAAGCGTTGCTGGCGCTCACCGTCGTCGACCCCGCCTGCGGCAGCGGACATTTCGTGGTCGGTGCAGCCCGACGCATCGCCACCGCACTGGCCGAAGTCCGCACCGGCGACACTGAACCCAGCCCCGCCGCCGTCCGCGCCGCCACCGCCGATGTCATCGAACGCTGCCTCTACGGCGTCGACATCAACGACCTCGCCATTGAGATCACCAAGGTCGCGTTATTGCTGGAAGCCTTCGACGCCAGCCGGCCGCTGCCCTTCCTCGACGCACACTTCCGCGTAGGCAACACCCTGCTCGGCACCACCCCCGCCCTGCTGAAGAACAACATTCCCGATACCGCGTTCGTCGCCCTCGGCGACGATGACAAAGCCTGGACCACCAAACTCAAGGCCCGCAACAAGGCCGAATGTGAAGCCGACACCGACCAGCTCAGTTTCGAATTCGGTTCGGAGACACTCAACGTCGACACTGGCCAATTCCATAAGGCCGCCCAGGAGGCCGACACCGGCACCATCGCCGACCTCGCCCAACTGCGCGCTCGTGCCGACGCCTGGCGCAAGCTCGAACACGATCGCGACCTCAAAGCCGCTAAGCTGACCGCTGACGCGTGGTGTGCCGCATTCGTCCAGCTTAAAACCGGGGCGCACAGTTCCGGCCACGGGATCACCCACGCAACCCTGCGCGCCCTGTCCGAAGGACAAACCGTACCTTCGAGCATCACCAAGCAGATTGGGAGACTCGCCCGCCAGTACCGGTTCTTTCACTGGCACTTGGAATTTCCCACCATCTTCACAGTTGGTGACGGCGGACAAGTAGACCCGGCGACCGGCTGGAGCGGCGGCTTCTCCTGCGTGATCGGCAATCCGCCCTGGGAAACGCTGCAGATGGAGGACAAACAGTTCTTCAGTAACTTGGGTCGTAACGATATCGCTGACGCGCCGAATGCGGCGGCCCGCAAGAAGATGATCGAGAAACTCGCGACGACAGACCTCCCGCTGTATCAGCGTTATCGGGACGCCGCTCGCGAGTCGGAGGCAACAACTCACTTCGTTCGCGGCGGCCGGTACCCGCTGACGGCTACAGGAAAGATCAACACCTACAGCTTGTTCGCTGAAACCATGCGCACCGTCGTCGGACCGCACGGTGCCGCCGGCATCCTCACGCCCACGGGCCTGGCCACCGACAAGACAACCTCGGCTTTCTTCTCGGATACGCTGAGCGCCAAGCGGCTATATGCCTTCTACGACTTCGAAAACGAAGACAAAATCTTCCGCGACGTAGACCACCGGGTACGCTTCGCTGTCACCGTGATGACCGGCAGCCGACACACGATCAAGAAAACTCGATTCGCCTTCCTTACCCGCCACATCGCCGACCTCGCGTCACGTCGTTTCGCCTTGGCACCAAACGAGGTGCTGAGGATGAACCCAAATACAGGCACCTTGCCGATGTTCCGCAGCCGCGTCGACGCCGACATCACTCTTGGCATATACAACCGTCACCCCGTACTCATCCGTGATGATGATCCTGACGGCAACGCATGGGGATTGTCTTTCAGTCAGGGTCTTTTCAACATGGCGTCTGATTCGCACTTATTCCATCAGGCCGACGACCTGTCCCGTGCTCACTTCAATGGTTGGTCTTACGAACACGGGCGCAAGGAGTATGTGCCTCTCTATGAGGCGAAGATGCTGAGCCACTTCGATCACCGTTTCTCCACCTATCGGGGTGCGACCCAAGCCCAACTGAACGTGGGCTCCCTGCCTCGACCATCGGACAAGGAGCATGACGATCCGGACATGGAGGTCCTTGCCCGCTACTGGATTGATCGAAGCGAGGTGTCTGCGAGACTCGCGGGCCGCTGGGATCGGGACTGGCTTCTTGGTTGGCGCGATATTGCTCGCTCCAGCGATTCGCGCACCCTCCTGCCATCGGTGTTGCCAGCTTCGGCAGTGGGCCATGTTTTTCCGGTTGCTTTCCTAGCCGAGCCCGCGTCGGCACCCCGCCTACAAGCCGTCTGGTCAACTCTTGTTTTCGACTACGTCGCACGGCAGAAGTTGAGCGGCACTCATATGACCTACAACATCATCAAGCAGCTAGCTGGCCCAACGCCAGAGACCTTCGATGATCGAGCGCTATGGCACAGACAGTTGTCGCTTGGTGAGTGGGTAACTCCGTACGTTCTCGAACTTTCCTACACCTCGTGGCGTCTCAAGCCGTATGCGAAGGACCTTGGCCATGACGGCCCGCCCTTTCACTGGGATCCCGACCGTCGCGCGCTTATTCGTGCCGACCTCGACGCCGGCTTCCTCCACGTATACGGACTCGACCGCGACGAATCCGAACATGTCCTCGACTCCTTCCCGGTCGTCCGGAAGAACGAGGAACGTGACCTCGGCGAGTTCCGCACCAAGCGACTTGTCTTGGAAGCCTACGACCGCATGGCCGCCGCAATCGCCAAGGGCGGTAAGGGGTGGAAGCCGCTCGCCGATATCCCGGCGGGATCGGGTCCACGGCACCGTAAGTGAGTCCTGCTACACGCTGACAACAGATTTGGGGAGCAGCCACCGACATGCCGACCCTCGCCATCGACAGGTTTTCTGTCTGACCTGGTGAAGCTGGAGAAGCCAGTCGCCAAACGGGTCACCGAGGTGTTCGACGAGTTCGACACCGCCACCCACACAGGACGTCACCTGGAGAAAATCAACAACGCGCGCAATCCCCGGTTTCGGTCGATCCGTATTGATCAGTTCTGGCGCGGTATCCTGCTGGCCCCCGACTCCGGCGACGTCTACACCCTGCTGAAGGTGCTGCCGCACGACGACGCCTACGACTGGGCGCAGCGAGCAACATCTCGGTAAATAAGGCCACCGGCGGCATCGAGATCCGCGACGAGGCCGCTCTCGAAGAGAGTCTCCCCGAACTGCAGAAGACCGCCCAAGCCACCGACACCCAGCCCGCCGATAGCCCATGTCAGGTGGAAGGCGTTGAATGAACGAGGGCTCAGTATGCCTCGAGCCCGCCAATGATGCACGTCTCCGGCTACGACTCGACGCTGTCGTGCCGCAGAAAGCCGCTCCACGCGCCGAAATCCATTGCCGGCACTGTGCCGTGTTGTTGAAGTGCCGCGAGAAGCCGGAGATAGAAGAAGACGAGGGCGTGCTCTGGCACGCTTCGACTTACGCTTGGCTGATCGCTGTAGGTTGCTTCCCAGCCCGCCACTTTGACGATGCAGCCGATATCCAAACGACCTTCGGCGACTTGGTTGTGCAATGCGTCCACGAACGGTACCCCGAGCACTGTCCAGTCTGAAGTAGTTGTGAGTAATCCGCCGAGGATCGGCTTGGGTGCACTCGGTTCCTTGATGACGCCACCGGCGTGCACAATCGGCGCGCTGGTCCGCTCAAGTTTCCGTACGGATTGGACTTTCTCCGCGGCGTACCGGACGTAATCTCGGTTAGTGCGCTGCTTGACTTCGAAGACGGCGTAGACGGCTTCCGCTGGCACGAATATGCGAGTGCCAGCTCGCAAAATGAGTGTTGTGTACTGGCGGTCGCAGAGTGCGATATCGATCTCCTGGCTACATTCCCCGCGATGGTCGACGACAAAGCACTTGTCGACAACCTGGTAGCGCCGTGGCAAGTGTGCAGACAGCATCTGGACCCAGTTCCCCTCGGTTTCGTCCCCCATGCCGACGGGATGCGGAATGACCTTCGTAAGTCCTAGCGACGCTGCTAACTGTTCCTGCAGCGCAAGGAAATACACCTCGATACCCGAGGGTGAGGATGGATCGGGCCGGGTCACCACACCACCTGCTCCCAGTACGTCGCGTTGCGTGACTGCCTCGCCTGCGTGGCGATCGATGTCTTCTCCGCAGTGGTCAACTCATCTGCGACGTCGTTGTTGCTGTTCGCCGGATCGATGAGCTGTGCTGTCCCAATTCGATCGCGCAGAAATTCCAGAACGAGGTTGAAACGACTTGCGAGACCGCTGTAACGCGAC is from Mycobacterium conspicuum and encodes:
- a CDS encoding Eco57I restriction-modification methylase domain-containing protein, giving the protein MLAAYAEWHKALTKLPATDPATKITRDKWLLPLFYELGWGRIEIVSGGLDIKGELGDTTTAHFPISHRWSYPDAASPTAWVPIHLLGARVALDAKTAGVTARAPQSMVQDYLNRQDRTLWAILSNGSQLRLLRDASALSRQSYVEFDLDEIFANQLYADFRLLFLTAHATRFTPRLTGAAAKQAGTAAAQGDDEEDVDTEAELPEARLDNCWLERWRLQAIDVGSRARLNLQNGIAVAMEQLGNGFLACPDNAHLRDALASAPDADLDLHRALLRIAYRLILLFVAEDRELLHTDAAKPAARQRYSTYFSTARLRQLATTHAGGRHTDLWDAHQIITDALAGHGLPALGLNGLGAGLYARDFLGILDGARLPNYAFVAAIKALSQISDPQTGTPRNVDYRNLDSEEFGGMYEGLLAYTPRYDPTDHTFSLTVAAGNERKKSGSYYTPTELIDVVLTETLDPLIADARKQSDPEQALLALTVVDPACGSGHFVVGAARRIATALAEVRTGDTEPSPAAVRAATADVIERCLYGVDINDLAIEITKVALLLEAFDASRPLPFLDAHFRVGNTLLGTTPALLKNNIPDTAFVALGDDDKAWTTKLKARNKAECEADTDQLSFEFGSETLNVDTGQFHKAAQEADTGTIADLAQLRARADAWRKLEHDRDLKAAKLTADAWCAAFVQLKTGAHSSGHGITHATLRALSEGQTVPSSITKQIGRLARQYRFFHWHLEFPTIFTVGDGGQVDPATGWSGGFSCVIGNPPWETLQMEDKQFFSNLGRNDIADAPNAAARKKMIEKLATTDLPLYQRYRDAARESEATTHFVRGGRYPLTATGKINTYSLFAETMRTVVGPHGAAGILTPTGLATDKTTSAFFSDTLSAKRLYAFYDFENEDKIFRDVDHRVRFAVTVMTGSRHTIKKTRFAFLTRHIADLASRRFALAPNEVLRMNPNTGTLPMFRSRVDADITLGIYNRHPVLIRDDDPDGNAWGLSFSQGLFNMASDSHLFHQADDLSRAHFNGWSYEHGRKEYVPLYEAKMLSHFDHRFSTYRGATQAQLNVGSLPRPSDKEHDDPDMEVLARYWIDRSEVSARLAGRWDRDWLLGWRDIARSSDSRTLLPSVLPASAVGHVFPVAFLAEPASAPRLQAVWSTLVFDYVARQKLSGTHMTYNIIKQLAGPTPETFDDRALWHRQLSLGEWVTPYVLELSYTSWRLKPYAKDLGHDGPPFHWDPDRRALIRADLDAGFLHVYGLDRDESEHVLDSFPVVRKNEERDLGEFRTKRLVLEAYDRMAAAIAKGGKGWKPLADIPAGSGPRHRK
- a CDS encoding DUF6602 domain-containing protein produces the protein MTRPDPSSPSGIEVYFLALQEQLAASLGLTKVIPHPVGMGDETEGNWVQMLSAHLPRRYQVVDKCFVVDHRGECSQEIDIALCDRQYTTLILRAGTRIFVPAEAVYAVFEVKQRTNRDYVRYAAEKVQSVRKLERTSAPIVHAGGVIKEPSAPKPILGGLLTTTSDWTVLGVPFVDALHNQVAEGRLDIGCIVKVAGWEATYSDQPSVSRSVPEHALVFFYLRLLAALQQHGTVPAMDFGAWSGFLRHDSVES